GATATACATATTCAGGACACATTTTTGTGATAATATGTATAAAGTTCTATTGGTGTAAATTCTTAATATAAATAGTTATCTGCAACATATTCTGCATAGTGGTGTATGACCATACTCTGTGATACTCTCGGTACATCTTTACAAGATTGAACACTTCAAAGTGCCAATGTACCAGTACcttttttgcttaaaaaactGGCTTTGGGTGGATACTTAAGTATTTGGTACAATAAGTCTAACAGCATCAACTGTAATCAAAATTTTCTGTGTGTTGTTATTGGAGGGTCTGACGAAAAATGTTTTGTGTCATGTTGACAATAAAGACGATGTCTTACATGTTTCACTGAGGCATAACTTTGAGCTATTTGCACATGAAAACACATAAGAGTGTTCCCTGGTAATCTAGACACTAGCACTTCAACAAAGTCAAACTTTGGGACAGCCCTTGTAGAAACTGTATGCACAAGTCAACATCATGCCCTAAGGGGTTGGGGTACGGATGAGATCATCTTAAAGATAGACAACAGTTGACAAAATCTCCACAATCTATCATATGTACATGAATGATGAACCAAACTTATATACATTTGTGCTTATTGACTACACCCTTAGGCAGCAAACGGTTAAAGgctcaacatacatgtaaggatgGAGGGAATTTGACAGGAGTGAAAGTCAAACCCCACCTCTTTCTCTTATCCCCTTTACACTGACAAGTATGCATATCAATCTTCTTTACATTAACATACACACAAGAAGGCAAGCTACCCAAGGCATGAGAAGTTTTTGGTACATTATTTTTGGTTCTTTTTTTAAGCAAATTTTTGCGTTTAAGACTATCAATCATCTTTAACATGTCCCTGTCCGATATCTTCCTGGATCTCAGATGCAACATCCTCAACAGCCTTCCCAACAGCATTGTCTCCTACTGCCTTCTCCTCCTCTGGAATCATGTCCTTGTTGCCGGCGGCAACAGTGTCAATCATTTCCTCCTCCTCTCGGACCATCTCATCTCTGTCACAGTCATTCTCATCATCTGTACAGCAAGAAAAATGATTCAAATTTTATGgctgttgttttcatttcatgaaTAGAGATTCTAAGGAATGTCAAAACTACCAACAAATATGCACAATGCTACTCTTGTTCGAACATTATTTGGTGCGATTGGACCTGAAAATGCATGCTAAAAACCGTGGTCATTGCAAGTTATAAACACACCATGCTAGCCTTAGTGCACAATGCTCTACTTTTTTACTGCCCATGCCGTTAATATTGGGGGAAACGTTATTGCAAGAGTCAAGAGGAAAACAGCACTCTAAACCTTCAGCATGCAGCAGTCAAAGCGGGGCTCCGGCCAGCTCAAAACTTTTTTCCATCATCCTAGTTCCAATCCAACTATACAGGGCAAACCTGAGATCCTGATTCAAATTCTGGATCATATTGATTGATACTAGAAAAGACATTTTTTCCTCCATCGAGTACAAATTTCTATCATTGTTCAATTTCCAGGCAGGTTGGACATGGTTTACTAGTATTCAAATTTTGGAAAACAATATTTAGCTTTAAGGTTTATGGAATGGTCTTAAATTTTTCTGTCAGATGCAGTAAAATTCTGTTAAATGACAGATGTTGGATAGGGCCCTAAGTAAAAGTCTACTATAGCTAAAACATGCTGTAATAACCTATATGATGAGGGTTACTGCCAAAATGTATCGAGATATGtcttaaaacaaaatgaaagggAAACAGGAAACTACAATCCCCCTCTTCTAGAATGGAACAGCCTTATTTACAGATAGCAGCAGAGCAAGCATGATTCCatgcacaaaaataaacaaaaatctaTACTTTTACCACAGTGCTGCCATAGTCTTGACTTCACCACCAGATTTAAGTAAACCCCTCACCCTTCCCGTCAGCGAACTTGGCTTCAGAATCGCTCTCCTTGTCATGAAGTACGAACTTTTGCTCCTCTCCGCTGTAGACGTCCTCACCGGAGGTTGACGAATGTGTCCGCGGCTCGTCTGGCAAGAGTTTGGGCGCGGTGGGACGGACTTTACGGGCTGGGTTCAGCGTGTAGCAGTAGGCACATCGAAACGCttggaaacaacaacacagaatcTTGAgtaccagggttggacaagttttctaaacttCAGTTGTCCTATCGgccaagtacataaaaaatttacttgcccgaaccaatttttcacttgacCAGAATCCGGCACGATGGAATCCTGGCACGCTGGAATCAAAGGTGATCAAAAAACCCACCCACCCCTTTCATTTGCAACAGAGAAAGTGCTCTTGGCGCCTTTAAATGGTTTTCGTGGCACTTTTCATGATAGAAGGAACTTTTCCACTGATTAAAAACCATTGATGTAAGCCAGTTTAtttagaaaacaagaaaatttttGTTTGCCTTTGAAACATATGATACATTTTGACAACAGTCATTCCTCTTGATTGTAAGCTTTCAATGAAGCAATCAAATTATTCTAATCCTCAAAGAGACTTCTATTAGGATGAAATAGAACTCCAGGAAACTGCACAACAATGGCTGCATTTGCCTTGCAAAGCAAAAGTGGTATCCAAGTCCACATTCAGCGCATGCCCTTCCAATACTTCTACTACTATGGAATTCTAAAAGCACAAATCCAAAAACCTCCTTTATgaatataacttataagttcATGAAAACTAACCACTGGCATGCTACTGcatggctcgaaatacctttttctgcatatctgcactggtacaggtaacgttgaaaatcacctgcaccagacaaattttacctgcaccactctgcaTTTAGAaagaatggatcatactaaaattgttgatggaccattggtatttttttcttttcttttcttttatactttatatgtggtaacagtcaatgcagctattAAATAACAATCCACCTAcaccataggacatttatgtataaaacccagtgcaggttaggtgcaggtagacaccaaaaatacctgcacactTTCAATTATacctgtactaacctgcataGGCAGGTGGTCTTTCGATCCCTGTACTAAAAACTGGTAAATAAACCAACTATACATATACTGGCATACCTCTGTCTATTGACAGAACTTACTGATGAACTGCTGACAGATTAGGGCGAACCTGGTGCTCAGGCTGATGGGGCTATTTTTGGGGTTTACTGATGTAGATGAGACTACTGACAGAACTTACTGATGAACTCGAACTCCTCCTGAAGAGCCATGCCGTTGTGAGAGTGGCACTGCTGACAGATCAGCGCAAACCTGCTGATGGGGTTATTTGGGGGTTTACTGATGTAGATGAGACTACTGACAGAACTTACTGATGAACTCCAATTCCTCCTGCAGAGCCATGCCATCGTGAGAGTGGCACTGCTGACAGATCAGGGCAAACCTGCTGCTCGGGCTGATGAGGCTATTTGGGGGTTTACTGAGATGTAGATTAGACTACTGGCAGAACTTACTGATGAACTCGAACTCCTCCTGCAGAGCCATGCCGTTGTGAGAGTGGCACTGCTGACAGATCAGGGCAAACCTGCTGCTCGGGCTGATGAGGCTATTTGGGGGTTTACTGAGATGTAGATTAGACTACTGACAGAACTTACTGATGAACTCGAATTCCTCCTGCAGAGCCATGCCGTTGTGAGAGTGGCACTGCTGACAGATCAGGGCAAACCTGCTGCTCGGGCTGATGAGGCTATTTGGGGGTTTACTGAGATGTAGATGAGACTACTGACAGAACTTACTGATGAACTCGAATTCCTCCTGCAGAGCCATGCCGTTGTGAGAGTGGCACTGCTGACAGATCAGGGCAAACCTGCTGCTCGGACCCTCCCCTACCAGGTAGTCGACAACACGGTCAAACACTGTCCGCTCCCGTGGGAGGATGGGGCGCGCCAACGGTGGTCCGGGGGGACGACCTTGGGAGAAGAAGGGTTAAGTCATAATGAATTAGAAATAATTTTGATTCAGTTATTTCCATGGGGATTTGAGTTTTTGGTAGAGGGAGAAAGGAGGCTTTTTGGCTGTTTTAAGGTTGTGGTTGAAACGGTTCTGTAGAAAAGAAGTTGGAATTTTTTGTGGAGTGATCACattgaaaacagcaaaaataacatgAAGGAGAACATTTCAAGATCTAGATTTATCATACATCAATGTACAATTTTGTTTTTAGCTTGAGATGCTTTTCTTATTTTAGCCTTCTTTTGGGTAAGGCAATGCTCAAAATCCTTTTCTCAGCCAGGTTGCTTATATTGcaaggttgccccacttccaagatattactttcttcaaatcagctacttatcaaaaacttttcttccagttacatgtgactacatgtatttacatgtatgtcttatcaagaaataaatacaaaagcaactgcaaaatttcaggttgtgcaCTGTGCTACCTGCGTTAAGATTAGGTTgcaacaagcaaaatgtggttgtaTTTGCAAGTGTGCTTAAGCACTCGGGCAAGGACAAGAGTTGTACTACCAAAACTGATGATTAACTTAACAAGATATGTTGTCATAACTAACTACCTccttacaaaacaaaagtatcaaaatatCATTATAATGCATACGGAATGCCTAAAATCACCTACATATAGTAAGTAAGTAATAGTAAAAAAAAGCCTGCGCTTTCTATGTAATCTGCTATGAGCACTTTTGAATCATTGGAGACTGCATCAGAACATTCttgaaaatttaaaataaaGTGTAAAATTTTGACACCTTTTTCAGTTTTGGGTCAACAGTTGTAATCTAATTTGTGATAAACAACGGCAATATAACATACAATGCAAGGATAACAAATATAGTAAACAGCTGCTACAAATGCCAATATACACACATTATGGTTAGTGCACTAACTGACTAAGTACCAGAATACCACAGAGCCTTTGAGTAGGTAGTGTGTCAAAATCCATCTATCACTTCTTCTGAGCGTGTATTTCTTCCCAgtctaaattggcatttttaccttccttccttttctCAGTAATTAATTGAGAAAGAATGGAGTTATAACGAAATAGCTGTCTCCCTGTAATGTACATGGCATCCTGTGTGTGGGGGCTTACTGGCGCAAGTAAAACACTAAActataatctacatgtataataagtgcagtctctctctctctgtaaaacaagtaaaacaCTAATCTACGATGAGTGCAAACTGTCTACCTGTGAGGTGCATGGCATGCTGTACTGTGTGCATTGGCTTACTGGGGACTCCAGCGGGCCACGGGGTTCCGGCATGCCACTCCGGCGGGCCGCGGGACGGGGTCCGAGGGGAGACTACGCCACCATGCAGCACAAGGGTTAATTGCAGCACACCACACGTTATACAAACCAACCAATCACTACTCCATGCACTATCAGGATCAGCAATTTAATCATGCATTTGATTGGACAACTGAGCTTGTATGCTAAATTTTGTACATGCAACTCAGTTACTGCCAATCAAGATTAAGATTTAATATCTATGAGCAATTCCAAAAACATGTAAAGCAACAAtaaattcctttttttacattttggcaCAAAGTAGCATTTTGGCACAACGTACGTTAACAATGCTGAAGAAAGCAggacatatacattgtattctgcAGATGCTGTATAGCATGTAACTGTAGCAGTAACTCAGGCCACAAAATGCTTTTCAAACCTTCACAAAGCTTCAAGCTTAGAATT
Above is a genomic segment from Branchiostoma floridae strain S238N-H82 chromosome 16, Bfl_VNyyK, whole genome shotgun sequence containing:
- the LOC118403174 gene encoding endoplasmic reticulum junction formation protein lunapark-B-like isoform X2; protein product: MGAVLARFKKKQTTVEVLEGLDKEIQSLEQFKRHNEELQRRYVGGLLIYSIVLYIAAAVMFYFLFFPEGWEERVLRSLPLLMFPLLIWTVKKLLHWYFVRRITKKESQLEDLREKKKGILEDVMEHETYKAAKEILERFGPSKEEATPETPPGSPRRQPGPPVPTPLPPGQELRQRRTPAPPAQPNIPRLAVAPTRVETPPQGTPAPPRPPGNLVPATPSIVSPRTPSRGPPEWHAGTPWPAGVPSKPMHTVQHAMHLTGRPPGPPLARPILPRERTVFDRVVDYLVGEGPSSRFALICQQCHSHNGMALQEEFEFITFRCAYCYTLNPARKVRPTAPKLLPDEPRTHSSTSGEDVYSGEEQKFVLHDKESDSEAKFADGKDDENDCDRDEMVREEEEMIDTVAAGNKDMIPEEEKAVGDNAVGKAVEDVASEIQEDIGQGHVKDD
- the LOC118403174 gene encoding endoplasmic reticulum junction formation protein lunapark-B-like isoform X1, which codes for MGAVLARFKKKQTTVEVLEGLDKEIQSLEQFKRHNEELQRRYVGGLLIYSIVLYIAAAVMFYFLFFPEGWEERVLRSLPLLMFPLLIWTVKKLLHWYFVRRITKKESQLEDLREKKKGILEDVMEHETYKAAKEILERFGPSKEEATPETPPGSPRRQPGPPVPTPLPPGQELRQRRTPAPPAQPNIPRLAVAPTRVETPPQGTPAPPRPPGNLVPATPSIVSPRTPSRGPPEWHAGTPWPAGVPSKPMHTVQHAMHLTGRPPGPPLARPILPRERTVFDRVVDYLVGEGPSSRFALICQQCHSHNGMALQEEFEFITFRCAYCYTLNPARKVRPTAPKLLPDEPRTHSSTSGEDVYSGEEQKFVLHDKESDSEAKFADGKDDENDCDRDEMVREEEEMIDTVAAGNKDMIPEEEKAVGDNAVGKAVEDVASEIQEDIGQGHVKDD
- the LOC118403174 gene encoding endoplasmic reticulum junction formation protein lunapark-A-like isoform X5, translated to MFYFLFFPEGWEERVLRSLPLLMFPLLIWTVKKLLHWYFVRRITKKESQLEDLREKKKGILEDVMEHETYKAAKEILERFGPSKEEATPETPPGSPRRQPGPPVPTPLPPGQELRQRRTPAPPAQPNIPRLAVAPTRVETPPQGTPAPPRPPGNLVPATPSIVSPRTPSRGPPEWHAGTPWPAGVPSKPMHTVQHAMHLTGRPPGPPLARPILPRERTVFDRVVDYLVGEGPSSRFALICQQCHSHNGMALQEEFEFITFRCAYCYTLNPARKVRPTAPKLLPDEPRTHSSTSGEDVYSGEEQKFVLHDKESDSEAKFADGKDDENDCDRDEMVREEEEMIDTVAAGNKDMIPEEEKAVGDNAVGKAVEDVASEIQEDIGQGHVKDD